A segment of the Salmo trutta chromosome 3, fSalTru1.1, whole genome shotgun sequence genome:
CTATACCATTACAAACCCAACACAAGTGCACTGGACAAGCCATTACATCAACTAGTTAAGTTAATCATTCAAAAACAGTCCAAGCACATCTTTCAAATGATCTTCTCCTCCAGGTAATGCATCGTTGTTCATGGATGGTGAGGCATTACCAAGAAACCAGCAGCAATTTACCCAGTCACGCCTGGGAACTGGGGAGGGGTTGCAGGCCTTTAACTACATCTGCTACATGCCTGTTAATATGCAAATAAAGTCGATATTGTGGCAGCAGCATTTTGTCGGCTAATGTGGAGCTTGGGTCCAAGCCAGATTATTAACATATGAATACTTGCAGTCATTAGGTAGGCCTAGGTCATTTATATGTCAAATGTAAATATCTAATATGCTTGGTGCTCCTCTCTTGCCTGTAATGAAATAGAAAATGGACTGCAATAGCAGGCCAAGTAACGTTAACATCTCACATCATGACAAATTTACCCACTACCGGCTTTCGTTATCATAGTTTTCCCTCCAATGACTTCTCCAACAAGCTAGTTACATTAGCAAGCGTTACATTAATTGACTCGGTGACAGCGACAAAAAAACTGACCTGGTGACATTCTGCAAGCCATGTTTTTTAAAGGAACGTGAAATGATCCCCATacacgttagttagctagctatcataGAGAGTAGGATTCTGACGTAGCCCCTCCCCCTCTTGAATTCATAGAAACATTTATGTAGCTACGTTCGTTACTCACTGCAGCAATTACAGGCATAAAACAGCTAAATACTCATTTAAGACAAATACATGGCTAGCTAGCGTGGGTGTAAGTTATTCGTGGTAAATTTTATGTCTAACTAACCATAGAGCTACAATGCAGACAAATATTACATTAGCCTTCCCCTTTGTTAGCTAGCGCTATTGACGAACATCTCATGAAGTCGCtactgctaacgttagctggctagctaactaatgttGACACTTAAAGCAAAGTATTATGAAACGGGGCTAACtctacatgacacacacacacaaaactacaCACCAACACAGGTAACCAAAATGACATGATAAAAGAAGCAAAAATATACTAACTCCAGCAGCGATTTGGGCTCTCACCTCTTCGCTCCCACTTGAGCTGTACCCAGCCTCCGCTAAGCTCTTGTGGTTCGACTCTATCCCAAGTAAGCGCAAGTGAGACTGGTCCTCGTTTAACGAGAGAACCAGGCTTGTGGGCCTTGGGCCTCCAGTATTAGTCACATCGTCAGCTTCTGCCCCTGATCGGTCGAGTTGCCATCGCCTCTCAGAACGCAAGCGGCTGCGAGACGACCAAGGCCGACCAGGGAAGCGACCTCGGGGTGCAGCAGTACCAACTTGGCCTCCTATGGCAGCCGCGGTTGCTGATCCGCATCCCGCTGCCGCCATCATAGCTTCAAAAACAACACCGATAGCAACTTGAGGTGAGACGAGAGGGAAGGCGCGAGATAGGGAGGGGGGACCCGCAAGGCTGCCGGGAAATGAAGTATGTCCAAGGAAAGCTTCACAGGGTAACTTGCAAATCTTTATTTAAATGATGATTGAAATTTATAGGAGTTGTGTGTGCAATGCAATATGTAATGCATGTAATAAACCCCTTTGATATTAAACAAAGGACACATTGCTCGATCATAGTTTCATTACAACCATTACGTTTATCGATAATTAACTACAAGGCCCAGCTTCCCTCAATGccaaaaaatacacattttgtgAATGGCCATCTACCGCTGAACCAATATTTTTAGGCTTGTCCCTATTCCTCAGTGGCCGACCGGCTTGTCCTCGTCTTTTGATATGATCATACAGATTAAACCACTATACATTATGTGCGCGCTCCttacgtgagagagagagagagagagcgcgagtcACTTAAATCAAGCTCTAAACATAATTTGAAAAGAAGAATTGAAAACATCCACAAGTCttatatttttttgcattgatAAGAGGAGAATTATGGTTGTATATTGTAGTAAAACTTCACTGATGGACATTATTCACAGAATAAGACAGGCAGGTTAACAGTAATTTTGCAACTGCAAGGCACATATTTTGCATGGCAATTCAGATCATCTGCACTGTCAGCAATAATAGGTGATTTACTACAAGCAAAAGTTAATTACACGGTTGAAACATATTTTAATGTAAATGCCAAAACATACGTTTCTATGTACGCTATCTGAACTACATTACCCACAATGAACTGGGGGGGGGGTAATATTGACGTCACATCCCCCTCTTCAGAAAACTGGAGTAGGAAGCAGAAAGGAACAAGTTGAAATTCTCTTTTGTGTTGATGGTCTGAGCTGTTTAACGTTAAGTCGTCAAGCAATTTAGATCTATTTGACATATTCAAGATTACAGGTAAAAGCCTCGGAAAATATTAATGATGTATTTTCTGTAATAGTGGTTGCTATAGAGGACAATTGCTGTTAACATTGTAGCATATATTGTTAGCCATCCAGCACGCAGTATTTTCGACCGCTTTTTCAAAACTTAGCTACTAGCCTACACATTTCGCCTTAAAATACTTAAGTTCGCAAAATGTGTGTTAAAATATGTTATTTTATCGTGTAATCTGGGCAGATAGCCAGGCTAACGTTGGATGGAAACACAAGACTTGTTCCATTCTTATCGATAGGGGGCACCCTCGTATTTTAGACGGGCAGTTCCATGAAGCCGAAATGTGCCAGTCTAGATCTTCAAAATACCCTCTCACTTTTATACTCTTCCATCATACTTCAAGGTCTCTTTGAAAAACTGTCAATACGAAGGGGGAAATAAAAGAAAATCAACATGAACCTAGAGCGCCTTCCCAATGAGGAGAAACTCACCCTCTGCAGGAAATACTATTTAGGTAAGTTGGTAAGTCTGAACCACCAAGTGTTGTTTTTCTCTACGTGACCAGGGGATTTCTGTCCCCTGGCATGGTTCAAATAGAAAAGTATTGCATGAACTATCCAATGTTAGTGTTTAcaacgtgtatatatatatgtagtaaTACTGTAATGACTTTCTATCTCAGGGGGATTTGCATTCCTTCCGTTCCTGTGGCTGGTGAATGTGGTGTGGTTTTTCAAAGAGGCCTTTGTAAAGCCAACATATACTGAACAACTTAAGATCAAAACATGTGAGTGTCAATCCGCCAATCATAGTCTATGCACACAGAGAAAGTGCTGTTAATTAATATAACTAATGATTATTGTACAAATGATTAGTAGTCCAGGTTTTTTTGTGGCACATCCACATACTggataaataatacatttatgtTACAGGTTGTGTGTCTAATGAGATGTAGGCCTATGATCCATGATGAGATAAGATGATCCAGCTAAAACAAAGTTGGCTTTGTATTAGTTTAACATTAGTGTAAGTATTAGTGAAAGCATGCAGTTTCTATTCAAACATGACTACAATAAATTACATCTCTCTTTCAGATGTAAAGCGATCAGGGCTGGGGTTGCTACTGTGGGTTGCAGTACTCACCACATGGATAACCATATTCCAACACTTCAGAGCAGAATGGGGTGAGGTGGGCGACTACCTCTCCTTCACCATTCCACTTGGCATTCCCTGAGACAGACAAGGCGGGGAAACAAGAAAGCTTCCTACTGTATAAAACTTTACCATGACAGAATGAATAGACAAATGTAACATACGTTGAAATAGTTAAGTGTAGTTGATCAATGGATAATCATAGTAATTTTTCTGGGCTTTAATGAGTGGTAAGATGTCCTATGAACACTGCACCTTTTCCCCAAATTGTGTCTAGTGTGTGGATGTCTCAACACGTTTGAGTAAATTTGGAAGGTTGTACAGGCGAATGGTATGTATGACAAAAATAAATAGCAAATTCATTAACTTTCTAAATTAAATGGAAGTGTATGCCTTTTTTATTTGCTGTAATAAAGTTGAGTTTAGATGCCAGATTGTGGTCTAGTGTGCATTTCATTAGACATTTGGCCCCTATGGATAATATGAATGGTATGAGCATAGCTTTGGATAACAATATCCAATTGGTTTTGTTTAATATGTCAGTATTTATAACACTGCTCACGATAACAACATACTTATTCCAGATAATAATATTCATAGTATCCTTTGTACTCTCACAGTGTAAACAATTCCAACAGTGATGAGATATTAGCCAGTAAAGTACTTTATGATTGAAGAATTATGATTTTTAAGTGCTTAAATGAGGTCCGCTTCTGGCCAATCTCTTAGGCGCCTATTATGAAACTCAATCCATCTGTAGCAAATGTTACCCCCCCCCTCTTCAGGATCATGGTTGATGCCATTTTTAGGTACTCAGAGTCAGACTCTACTTCTATTACCAACCGACGCCATGGCAGGAAGGACATGTCATCCCACCAGCTC
Coding sequences within it:
- the LOC115164584 gene encoding gamma-secretase subunit PEN-2, producing MNLERLPNEEKLTLCRKYYLGGFAFLPFLWLVNVVWFFKEAFVKPTYTEQLKIKTYVKRSGLGLLLWVAVLTTWITIFQHFRAEWGEVGDYLSFTIPLGIP